Proteins found in one Pontibacter sp. SGAir0037 genomic segment:
- a CDS encoding tetratricopeptide repeat protein, producing the protein MTNNWKYVLMMAIAFPSAAAVAQTGDAGRRAIDLERYQEAKGIYKSQLNGKNADEAYFSLGDVYLRTENVDSAAYYFNQGIAKNKKSSINMVGLGKIALKKGDRAGALNQFEQAVKASKGKDPFVLTMAAEAYVNDEASTDQELNKAVEYLEQAIARDANNAVANVILGDARRRLKNSGGAMSAYDRATQIDPNYAKAYLRRGQVYTNSKNLGEAETNFKKVLEIDPNYAPAYRDLGELYFFAGQYDRALSTFQQYVNMAEKTPETQAKYASFLFLTKNYEQTLAEAQQVLQKQPDNVTMNRLVAYSYLELKQPEKALQAIENYFNKVDENRLVAEDYEYYAKILGRNKKEQQAVDAYKKALSIEPKPELYSELANLYVSLEKYDEAIKTYEEKREKTEPLNADYFYMGNIYMQSGDFKKADEMFANVTEAAPTYAYGHLWRAQANANLDPDSEKGLAKPHYEEFIKIASAEPEKFKTELAQANYYLGAYYYLVESDRQKAIQHFQEVKKLDPSNAQATAALAEINKSAQKKRK; encoded by the coding sequence ATGACAAATAACTGGAAATATGTTCTTATGATGGCAATAGCATTTCCTTCAGCAGCAGCAGTAGCTCAGACGGGAGATGCGGGAAGAAGGGCAATTGATTTAGAGCGTTACCAAGAAGCAAAAGGTATTTACAAGTCTCAGTTAAATGGTAAAAATGCAGATGAGGCATATTTCTCTTTAGGAGACGTTTATTTAAGAACTGAAAATGTAGACTCTGCTGCTTATTATTTTAATCAGGGTATAGCTAAAAACAAAAAATCTTCCATTAATATGGTAGGTTTAGGCAAAATAGCCTTGAAAAAAGGAGACAGAGCTGGCGCACTGAACCAGTTTGAGCAAGCCGTTAAAGCAAGTAAAGGTAAAGATCCATTCGTTCTGACAATGGCTGCAGAAGCTTATGTAAATGACGAAGCATCAACAGATCAGGAACTAAACAAAGCTGTTGAATATCTTGAGCAGGCAATTGCAAGAGATGCCAACAATGCCGTGGCCAACGTGATATTAGGTGATGCCAGAAGAAGGCTGAAAAATAGCGGTGGTGCTATGTCTGCTTACGACAGAGCTACACAAATAGATCCTAATTATGCAAAGGCGTATTTAAGAAGAGGCCAGGTTTATACAAACTCTAAAAACCTCGGAGAAGCTGAAACTAACTTTAAAAAAGTTTTAGAAATAGATCCAAACTACGCACCAGCTTACCGTGACTTGGGAGAGTTATACTTCTTTGCAGGTCAGTACGACAGAGCATTGTCTACATTCCAGCAATATGTTAATATGGCTGAAAAAACGCCGGAGACGCAGGCTAAATATGCTTCTTTCTTGTTCTTAACAAAAAATTACGAGCAGACACTGGCAGAAGCACAGCAAGTGCTACAAAAGCAGCCTGACAACGTAACCATGAACCGTCTGGTAGCCTATTCTTACCTGGAGCTTAAGCAACCAGAAAAAGCATTGCAGGCTATTGAAAATTATTTCAACAAGGTAGATGAAAACAGACTGGTTGCTGAAGACTATGAGTATTACGCTAAAATTTTAGGCAGAAATAAAAAAGAGCAGCAAGCTGTTGATGCCTATAAGAAAGCACTTAGCATAGAGCCTAAACCTGAACTATATTCAGAGTTAGCCAACTTGTATGTAAGCTTGGAGAAATATGATGAGGCGATTAAAACTTACGAAGAGAAACGTGAGAAAACAGAACCGCTAAATGCCGATTATTTCTACATGGGTAACATTTATATGCAGTCTGGTGACTTCAAAAAAGCTGACGAAATGTTTGCCAACGTAACAGAGGCGGCTCCAACTTATGCTTACGGACACCTTTGGAGAGCACAGGCTAATGCAAACCTGGATCCGGACAGCGAAAAAGGTTTAGCAAAACCTCATTACGAAGAGTTTATAAAAATTGCTAGTGCAGAACCTGAGAAATTTAAAACAGAGTTAGCTCAGGCAAACTACTACTTGGGAGCCTACTACTATCTGGTAGAGTCTGACAGACAAAAAGCTATTCAGCATTTCCAAGAGGTTAAAAAATTAGACCCATCTAATGCTCAAGCAACAGCTGCTCTGGCAGAGATTAATAAATCTGCTCAGAAAAAGCGTAAATAA
- a CDS encoding PstS family phosphate ABC transporter substrate-binding protein, with the protein MIKWIQNALKISPIVLLAACGGNSAGTVNDTPTSGNVTISADETFQPIIETQVSTFQGIYKRASVTANYKTEGQVIKDLLNDSVRVAVISRELNQEEKEVFAQRKLVPRTTKIAIDAIALIVNNDNPDSLLTLEQVKSIFNGQTTKWNEINSANSLNNITIVFDNNNSSTARYVKDSLITDHKLPGNTYASNSHKDLIDYVEKNKNAIGVIGVNWISDEDDSASIDFLKRIRVVGISTESQPLSSDTYYQPYQAYIAQGNYPLYRYLYIVNTESRTGLGTGFASYAAGDGGQRIVLKSGLVPATQPIRVVSIKN; encoded by the coding sequence ATGATTAAGTGGATACAGAACGCCTTAAAGATTAGCCCGATAGTGCTGTTAGCAGCTTGTGGTGGCAATTCAGCAGGTACAGTGAATGATACTCCTACTTCTGGTAATGTAACTATAAGCGCGGATGAGACTTTCCAACCAATCATAGAAACACAGGTAAGTACGTTCCAGGGCATCTATAAGCGCGCAAGCGTAACAGCAAACTACAAAACGGAAGGACAGGTTATCAAAGATCTGCTAAACGATAGTGTGCGTGTGGCTGTTATTTCCAGAGAGCTGAACCAGGAAGAGAAAGAAGTTTTTGCTCAACGTAAACTTGTTCCTAGAACAACTAAAATAGCAATAGATGCTATTGCGCTGATAGTTAACAATGACAACCCTGATTCTTTACTGACATTAGAGCAGGTAAAAAGCATCTTTAATGGGCAAACCACTAAATGGAACGAAATTAATAGTGCCAATAGTTTAAATAATATAACTATAGTATTTGACAATAATAACTCGAGTACAGCACGTTACGTAAAAGACTCGCTGATAACAGACCATAAATTGCCAGGAAACACGTATGCCAGCAATTCTCACAAGGACCTGATAGATTACGTAGAGAAGAATAAGAATGCTATAGGTGTGATAGGTGTAAACTGGATAAGCGATGAAGATGATTCGGCTAGTATAGATTTCCTAAAAAGAATCAGAGTGGTTGGAATAAGCACAGAAAGCCAGCCTTTAAGTTCAGATACTTATTATCAGCCTTACCAGGCTTACATTGCACAAGGGAATTACCCTCTTTACCGTTACCTGTACATTGTTAATACAGAGTCGCGTACAGGCCTTGGCACAGGTTTTGCATCCTATGCAGCAGGAGACGGTGGGCAAAGAATAGTATTGAAGTCAGGATTAGTACCGGCAACGCAACCAATTCGTGTAGTAAGTATTAAGAATTAA
- a CDS encoding energy transducer TonB, with translation MDVTKLENATLDDIVFAGRNKAYGAYLLRKIYNKHVTIAATVAILLFLLFISMPLIAKYLKPEEEAAPVIERVVTEVELAQPPPLEENTPPPPPPPPDLPPPPPPVREQVKFTPPVVKKDNEVQEQEEVPDVEELVGVDIGVKNVEGVKGAPMDLGSIEGTGTVAIVEEVVEEKPYEYVEQMPEFPGGEKAMLQYLGKNIRYPAAATRAGIEGICVLSFVVSRTGEISDIQIVKNLGAGTGEEAVRVVKTMPKWTPGKQNGRAVPVRYTLPVRYTLK, from the coding sequence ATGGATGTTACAAAGTTAGAAAACGCCACGCTTGATGACATCGTCTTTGCTGGACGAAACAAAGCGTATGGGGCCTATCTGCTACGTAAAATCTATAACAAGCACGTTACAATTGCTGCTACTGTTGCTATTCTTCTATTCCTTTTATTTATAAGCATGCCGCTTATAGCTAAATATCTTAAACCAGAAGAAGAAGCAGCTCCGGTAATCGAACGCGTTGTTACAGAAGTAGAACTGGCTCAGCCACCACCATTAGAAGAAAACACGCCGCCGCCGCCGCCGCCGCCACCGGATCTTCCGCCACCGCCGCCGCCAGTAAGGGAGCAGGTGAAATTTACGCCACCAGTTGTTAAAAAAGACAACGAGGTACAGGAACAGGAAGAAGTTCCGGATGTAGAAGAGCTGGTTGGTGTGGATATTGGAGTTAAGAACGTAGAGGGTGTTAAAGGTGCCCCAATGGACTTAGGCTCTATAGAAGGAACAGGTACTGTTGCGATAGTAGAAGAGGTAGTTGAGGAAAAACCATACGAGTACGTTGAGCAAATGCCAGAATTCCCAGGTGGGGAGAAAGCGATGCTTCAGTATCTTGGTAAAAATATCCGCTACCCAGCTGCAGCAACAAGAGCAGGTATAGAAGGTATATGTGTACTTTCTTTCGTAGTAAGCAGAACCGGTGAAATCTCTGACATCCAGATTGTAAAAAATCTTGGTGCTGGTACTGGTGAAGAAGCTGTACGTGTTGTGAAAACAATGCCTAAGTGGACTCCAGGAAAGCAGAATGGTAGAGCAGTGCCAGTACGTTATACACTACCTGTACGCTATACACTTAAGTAA
- a CDS encoding biopolymer transporter ExbD — translation MAEIQEKADSGGGGKKRAKKMSVHLDMTPMVDLAFLLLTFFMLTTTFNKPQTMEINMPAKADAPEDQTPIKESNALTIILGENNKVFYYYGLGDPAQNPEVVETDFSNNGIRKVLISPRVKSNPKMVVSIKPMETSRYKNVVDILDEMKITDTKKFALVDITANDKQLVQNTTGQ, via the coding sequence ATGGCAGAAATACAAGAAAAAGCTGACTCCGGCGGGGGTGGTAAGAAAAGAGCCAAAAAGATGTCAGTTCACCTGGACATGACACCAATGGTTGACCTTGCTTTCCTACTGCTAACTTTCTTCATGCTGACGACTACATTCAATAAGCCTCAGACAATGGAGATTAACATGCCTGCTAAAGCTGATGCGCCAGAGGATCAAACACCTATTAAAGAGAGTAATGCATTAACTATTATTCTGGGTGAAAACAATAAAGTATTTTACTACTATGGTTTAGGCGATCCTGCTCAGAACCCGGAAGTAGTAGAAACTGATTTCTCTAACAACGGCATTAGAAAGGTATTGATTTCTCCAAGAGTGAAGTCTAATCCTAAAATGGTAGTATCAATAAAGCCAATGGAAACTTCACGCTACAAGAATGTAGTAGATATTTTGGATGAAATGAAAATCACGGATACCAAAAAATTTGCCTTAGTTGATATTACAGCTAATGATAAACAATTGGTACAAAACACAACAGGACAATAA
- a CDS encoding biopolymer transporter ExbD produces the protein MPKVKVKRTKPTLDMTPMVDLAFLLVSFFMLTTKFAPDEAVAVDTPSSVSEIKLPESNVIVISVDKEDRVFFGVDGQSTKEKVLDKMGSKYGVTFSEEERKVFSLLTNFGIPMNQLQSYLSLEPDARKNARQPGIPVDSLNNQLSDWVHQARLTNPKVVIAVKGDVDVSYETVQKVINTLQDRKINRFNLITDKEARPTSL, from the coding sequence ATGCCGAAAGTAAAAGTAAAAAGAACCAAACCGACATTGGACATGACGCCAATGGTTGACTTGGCCTTCTTACTGGTATCTTTCTTTATGCTTACTACTAAATTTGCTCCAGACGAAGCAGTTGCAGTAGACACACCATCTTCAGTTTCAGAAATTAAATTGCCGGAGTCTAACGTTATCGTAATATCAGTAGATAAAGAAGATAGAGTTTTCTTCGGAGTAGATGGTCAGAGTACAAAAGAAAAAGTGCTGGATAAGATGGGTAGCAAGTACGGCGTTACGTTCTCAGAAGAAGAACGCAAAGTCTTCTCTCTACTAACCAACTTTGGGATTCCAATGAATCAGTTACAATCGTATCTTTCATTAGAACCAGACGCTCGTAAAAATGCTCGTCAGCCAGGTATTCCTGTCGACTCTCTGAATAACCAACTTTCTGACTGGGTTCACCAAGCCCGATTAACAAATCCGAAAGTAGTTATAGCTGTTAAAGGAGACGTTGATGTAAGTTATGAAACTGTTCAGAAGGTTATTAATACACTGCAGGACAGAAAGATTAACAGGTTTAACCTGATAACTGATAAGGAAGCAAGACCTACATCGTTATAA
- a CDS encoding MotA/TolQ/ExbB proton channel family protein, giving the protein MEKKTAVVNKDAKAEATTGGKTSSLFATIVIPVAYVVALLIYLFVLGNPENFEGGDPHGHPLPGNYLGIVYKGGYVVSVLMCLVLLIFIFAIERSLTISKAKGTKSVTNFVRIISSKLNQRDINGAIAACDAQKGSVANVVKAGLLKYKEMQGERDLLKAEKVAAIQKEIEESTSLELPMLEKNLVVISTIASISTLVGLIGTVLGMINAFSALATAGSPDAVALANGISEALINTALGVTGAALAIVAYNYFTSKIDELTYSIDEAGFSIISTFATEHDTVAAPRTQTV; this is encoded by the coding sequence ATGGAAAAAAAGACTGCAGTAGTGAATAAAGATGCTAAAGCAGAAGCAACAACAGGCGGCAAAACAAGCTCTTTATTTGCCACTATCGTAATTCCGGTTGCATATGTAGTAGCCCTACTTATTTATTTATTTGTTTTAGGTAATCCTGAAAACTTCGAAGGTGGAGATCCGCATGGTCACCCACTACCAGGTAACTACTTGGGTATCGTTTATAAAGGGGGTTACGTGGTATCTGTTTTAATGTGCCTTGTACTGTTAATCTTCATCTTCGCGATTGAACGTTCACTTACAATCAGCAAAGCAAAAGGTACTAAGAGCGTTACCAACTTCGTTCGTATCATTTCTTCTAAATTAAATCAGCGCGACATTAACGGTGCAATCGCAGCTTGCGATGCTCAAAAAGGTTCTGTTGCAAACGTTGTAAAAGCAGGTTTGCTTAAGTACAAAGAGATGCAAGGAGAAAGAGACCTTCTTAAAGCAGAGAAAGTAGCAGCTATTCAGAAAGAAATCGAAGAGTCTACGTCATTAGAACTTCCAATGCTTGAGAAAAACTTGGTTGTAATTTCAACTATTGCCTCTATCTCAACGCTTGTTGGTCTGATTGGTACGGTACTTGGTATGATTAACGCGTTCTCGGCTCTTGCAACTGCAGGTTCTCCAGACGCAGTAGCGCTTGCAAACGGTATCTCTGAAGCCTTGATTAACACGGCTCTTGGTGTAACTGGTGCTGCTCTTGCGATTGTTGCTTACAACTACTTTACAAGCAAGATCGACGAGTTAACTTACAGCATTGATGAAGCTGGTTTCAGCATCATTTCAACTTTTGCTACAGAGCACGATACAGTTGCTGCTCCTAGAACACAAACAGTTTAA
- the mazG gene encoding nucleoside triphosphate pyrophosphohydrolase: MDTTQFADTPRGEQLKAFDRLLDIMEELREKCPWDRKQTIDSLRHLTIEETYELSDAIIRQDMQEIKKEIGDIMLHLVFYSKIASELNAFNVADVLNTLCEKLIFRHPHIYGDTYASTEEEVKRNWEQLKLKEGNKSVLGGVPASLPALIKAMRIQEKARGAGFDWDNKSQVWEKVQEELQEFQAEFNSENNTTIDKEKATAEFGDVLFSLINFSRFIDINPEEALEKTNLKFIDRFKYLETEVAKAGRKLQDMSLEEMDFYWNKAKEGK; encoded by the coding sequence ATGGATACAACACAATTTGCCGACACCCCCAGAGGCGAGCAACTGAAAGCATTTGACAGGTTGCTTGATATTATGGAGGAACTGCGGGAGAAATGCCCCTGGGACAGAAAACAAACCATAGATAGCCTACGACATCTGACCATAGAAGAAACCTACGAACTCTCGGATGCAATCATACGCCAGGACATGCAGGAGATCAAGAAGGAAATCGGCGATATTATGCTGCACTTGGTCTTCTATTCTAAAATTGCATCAGAGCTGAATGCTTTTAATGTTGCCGATGTACTGAACACACTTTGTGAGAAGCTGATTTTCCGCCACCCGCACATCTACGGCGACACATATGCCAGCACAGAAGAAGAAGTTAAAAGAAACTGGGAACAATTAAAGTTAAAAGAAGGCAACAAATCGGTGCTTGGTGGCGTTCCTGCTTCACTACCGGCCCTTATTAAAGCCATGCGAATTCAGGAAAAGGCCCGGGGAGCTGGTTTTGACTGGGATAATAAATCACAGGTCTGGGAAAAAGTGCAAGAGGAGCTGCAGGAGTTTCAGGCGGAATTCAATAGCGAGAACAACACAACCATTGATAAAGAAAAGGCAACGGCTGAATTCGGCGATGTTCTCTTTTCGCTCATTAATTTTTCCAGGTTCATAGACATCAATCCGGAAGAGGCACTGGAAAAAACCAATCTGAAATTCATAGATCGCTTTAAGTACCTGGAGACTGAGGTTGCAAAAGCTGGCAGAAAACTACAGGACATGAGCTTGGAGGAAATGGATTTTTACTGGAATAAAGCAAAAGAAGGCAAGTAA
- the glmM gene encoding phosphoglucosamine mutase — MALIKSISGIRGTIGGRAGEGLTPIDVVKFSAAFGTWVLQTTNINTIVVGRDARLSGDMVNKLVCATLQGLGINVIDLGLSTTPTVEMAVPDHKAGGGIILTASHNPKQWNALKLLNQHGEFISDEEGKLVLELAEQEAFEFAQVNNLGKYTQNDKALKKHIKAILALPLVDAEAIKAKNFKVAIDCVNSSGGIAVPMLLEALGVKQVEKLFCEPDGNFAHNPEPLPENLREISKLIEKGRFDLGIVVDPDVDRLALVNEDGSMFGEEYTLVAVADYVLKNAVGNTVSNLSSTRALRDVTESAGGNYFAAAVGEVNVVNMMKAQNAIIGGEGNGGIIYPELHNGRDALVGIALFLSHLAKSGLSMTRLRASYPNYYISKNKIELTPEVNVDEVLTQMQARYAKQPINTIDGVKIEFDKEWVHLRKSNTEPIIRIYAESDSNATAEHLANKIIADIKEIISA, encoded by the coding sequence GTGGCTTTAATAAAATCAATTTCAGGAATCAGGGGTACTATTGGTGGTCGTGCCGGAGAGGGACTTACGCCTATCGATGTGGTGAAGTTCTCTGCTGCTTTCGGCACATGGGTACTCCAGACTACAAATATCAACACCATTGTTGTTGGTCGCGATGCCCGCTTGTCCGGAGACATGGTCAACAAATTAGTATGTGCTACCCTGCAGGGTTTAGGTATAAATGTGATTGATCTTGGATTGTCTACCACGCCTACCGTGGAAATGGCAGTTCCGGATCATAAAGCGGGTGGCGGAATTATTCTGACAGCCAGCCATAACCCCAAGCAGTGGAATGCGCTGAAGCTGCTCAACCAGCACGGTGAGTTTATTTCCGATGAAGAAGGAAAACTGGTACTGGAATTGGCAGAACAGGAAGCTTTTGAGTTTGCCCAGGTAAATAATTTAGGCAAGTACACGCAGAACGATAAAGCCCTTAAAAAACATATTAAAGCAATTTTAGCACTTCCTTTAGTAGATGCAGAGGCTATAAAAGCTAAGAATTTTAAAGTTGCTATAGATTGCGTTAACTCCAGCGGGGGTATTGCGGTGCCAATGTTGCTGGAGGCTTTAGGCGTGAAGCAGGTTGAAAAGCTGTTTTGCGAGCCAGATGGAAACTTTGCGCATAACCCGGAGCCACTGCCGGAAAATCTTCGTGAAATCTCTAAGCTGATAGAGAAAGGGCGCTTTGATTTAGGTATTGTGGTAGACCCGGATGTTGACCGCCTGGCTTTAGTTAATGAAGATGGCAGCATGTTCGGTGAAGAGTATACACTTGTAGCTGTTGCGGACTATGTGTTAAAAAATGCGGTAGGTAATACGGTGTCTAACCTTTCCTCTACAAGAGCTCTGCGCGATGTAACAGAAAGCGCCGGCGGGAATTATTTTGCAGCCGCTGTAGGCGAGGTGAACGTGGTAAACATGATGAAGGCGCAGAACGCTATCATTGGTGGTGAAGGTAATGGCGGTATAATTTACCCGGAACTGCACAACGGACGCGATGCATTAGTGGGAATAGCACTGTTCCTGTCGCACCTGGCAAAATCCGGCCTGAGCATGACGCGGTTGAGGGCATCTTATCCGAACTATTATATTTCCAAAAATAAGATTGAGCTTACTCCGGAGGTAAACGTGGATGAGGTGCTTACACAGATGCAGGCGCGCTATGCCAAGCAGCCTATCAATACCATAGATGGAGTTAAAATCGAGTTCGATAAGGAGTGGGTGCACCTGCGCAAATCAAATACAGAGCCTATTATCCGCATCTATGCCGAGTCGGATAGTAATGCAACTGCAGAGCATCTGGCTAATAAAATTATTGCTGATATAAAAGAGATTATCTCTGCCTGA
- a CDS encoding cysteine desulfurase family protein, whose protein sequence is MRVYLDNAATTPLDKEVFEVMAPYMLEHYGNPSSIHGHGREVRAAIEKARRTVANLLNTSPAEIFFTSGGTEADNAAIVCSVRTLGLKHIITTRLEHHAVLHTVQMLEKRGEVQVSYLRHDERGVLDLDHLKELLAQNSQTLVTIMHANNEIGTLNDVEAIGDICKSFHAIFHSDTVQTMGHFKHDLQKLHTNFIVGSAHKFHGPKGVGFLYSDASVKIQPLIQGGAQERNMRGGTENVYGIIGLAKALEIAYRDMEEHRLHIQSLKDRMIHKLRDGLEGVSFNGMSAVADKSLYTVLSVSLPPSSMTEMLLFNLDINKISVSGGSACSSGANAGSHVLEALGVDPDRANVRFSFSKLNTPEEIDYAAEVLINMYKKIPA, encoded by the coding sequence ATGCGTGTTTATTTAGATAATGCTGCTACTACACCTTTAGATAAGGAAGTATTTGAAGTGATGGCACCTTATATGCTGGAACACTACGGCAACCCGTCTTCTATACACGGGCATGGGCGCGAGGTGCGTGCTGCCATAGAAAAAGCACGCAGAACGGTAGCCAATCTGTTGAATACTTCTCCCGCTGAGATCTTCTTTACATCCGGAGGTACAGAAGCAGATAACGCTGCTATTGTATGTAGTGTGCGAACCTTAGGGCTGAAGCATATTATCACAACCAGGCTGGAACACCATGCAGTGCTGCATACTGTACAGATGCTGGAGAAGCGTGGAGAGGTACAGGTAAGTTACCTGCGCCACGATGAGCGTGGTGTGTTGGATCTGGATCACCTGAAAGAGTTGCTGGCGCAAAACTCTCAGACGTTGGTGACAATTATGCATGCCAACAACGAGATCGGTACGTTAAATGATGTAGAGGCCATCGGAGATATCTGCAAGAGCTTTCATGCTATTTTCCATTCTGATACTGTTCAAACGATGGGGCATTTTAAGCATGATCTGCAGAAGCTGCATACAAATTTTATAGTTGGGTCGGCACATAAGTTTCATGGTCCGAAAGGTGTAGGATTCTTGTACAGCGACGCAAGCGTTAAAATTCAGCCTTTAATCCAGGGAGGTGCCCAGGAGCGGAATATGCGTGGTGGCACTGAGAACGTGTACGGCATTATTGGTCTGGCTAAGGCCTTAGAAATTGCTTACCGTGATATGGAGGAGCATCGCTTGCATATACAAAGCCTGAAAGACAGAATGATCCATAAACTGCGAGACGGCCTGGAAGGTGTTTCTTTTAATGGAATGTCTGCAGTGGCGGATAAAAGTCTTTATACCGTGCTGAGCGTTTCTCTGCCACCTTCATCCATGACGGAAATGCTGCTCTTCAACCTGGATATCAATAAGATTTCGGTTTCTGGAGGAAGTGCCTGTAGTAGTGGAGCCAACGCTGGCTCTCATGTGCTGGAGGCACTTGGCGTTGATCCTGATCGGGCTAATGTCAGGTTTTCGTTTAGTAAACTTAATACCCCCGAGGAAATCGATTATGCAGCTGAGGTTCTTATTAACATGTATAAAAAGATTCCGGCATAG
- a CDS encoding TIGR00730 family Rossman fold protein: MKSIGVFCGANAGANLAYTHAAAKLGKLMAEQDVALVYGGGNVGLMGIIADAVLGSKGLAIGVIPQSLVDREVAHKGLTELHVVQTMHERKAMMAARSDAFIAMPGGFGTFDEVCEIITWNQLGIIRKPVAFYNVNGFYDKFFSMIDHCVAEGFIKPDQRDNIIVEEDAELLLQKLKAYSDATSDYWVDFKRI, translated from the coding sequence ATGAAAAGTATAGGTGTTTTTTGCGGTGCCAATGCGGGTGCAAACCTGGCTTATACACACGCGGCTGCTAAACTGGGTAAGTTAATGGCGGAGCAGGATGTGGCACTGGTATATGGTGGTGGAAATGTAGGCCTGATGGGCATTATTGCAGATGCTGTTTTAGGCAGTAAAGGCTTAGCCATAGGCGTTATCCCGCAAAGCCTTGTAGACAGGGAAGTGGCCCACAAAGGTTTAACAGAACTGCATGTGGTGCAGACAATGCATGAGCGAAAAGCCATGATGGCAGCCAGATCAGATGCCTTTATAGCTATGCCAGGAGGTTTCGGAACCTTTGATGAAGTCTGTGAAATCATCACCTGGAACCAATTGGGGATTATCAGAAAGCCTGTTGCCTTTTATAATGTAAATGGTTTTTATGATAAATTTTTTTCGATGATTGACCATTGTGTAGCTGAGGGCTTTATAAAACCAGATCAGCGGGATAATATTATAGTAGAGGAGGATGCAGAGCTGCTATTGCAAAAATTAAAAGCCTATTCCGATGCCACCTCTGACTACTGGGTTGATTTCAAAAGAATTTAA